The genomic segment TAAATTGGCACAAAGTCTTCCAAAATTTTACTAGCTGCTGTTGTGCGTGTACCTTCAGTTACGATATTATCTTTGATCCCGATTGGAATTCCTGAAAGAATATTTGCAGGATCAATACCTTCTTCATCTACTTTACGCGCTTGTTCAAGAGCTTCTTCTTCGGTCAATGTAATGAAAGCTCCAATTTTTTCTTCTGTTTCATTGATGCGTTCAAATACAGCTTTTATTACTTCTTGAGCGGTTACTTCTTTTTTTACAAGTAACTCATGCAATTCTTCTATTGAGTAATCTGCTATTTTCATATTATGCTCCTGCCTCCCCATTGTCCATTATTGCAGGAACTTTAATTAAGCCGTCTTTTTCTTCTTTAACGTTCTTAAACAACAAGTCACGATCTGTTCCTTGAACGGCTTTATCTTCACGCATCACATTGTAAGTACGCAAGCCATGAACCATTACTGGTACATTTTCAGTATCTAACTCATCTAAATGTTCAACCATATCTATGATTGCATCCATTTGCTCTGTGAAATGGGCAATACCTTTATCACTAATTTCTAGTTTTGCTAATTTTGCGACGTGTTTTACGTCCTCTTCAGTAATAGCCATCGGTTTGTTCACTCGCTTTCTTTGAATAAATTCTCTTAGTTCAAACTCCCTTACTATAATACCATAAACCACTTATATGCTGTATCTTAAATCTCATTTAAATTCGCTTCACTTCGTAACAATAGTTTGATAGGATAGCTTTGAGGTGGATAAAGTGGAAATAACCATTCGAAAAAGAACATTAGGAACTATACCTTTACTGGAAGTCGTACCAAGGAAACAGCGAAACGATCTGTTGCCGTTGATCATTTATTACCATGGTTGGCAATCATCAAAAGAATTGAATTTGACTCAAGCACGCTATTTAGCACACCAAGGGTTTCGGGTACTGTTACCTGATGCCATGAACCATGGGGCGAGAAAGCAGCCAGTTTCAAAAATCCCTTCTTTAACTTTTTGGCAAAGTATTCAAACGAATTTATTTGAATTCAGCTTTATCATTGATTACTTTCGTAAGATTGGTTTTGTGGATGACGCGATTGGGGTTGGTGGAACATCGATGGGCGGCATAACGACATGTGCCTTATTGACCCATCATCCTGAAATTAAAGCAGCAGCTTGCTTGATGGGTTCGCCCAAATTACTAGCTTATCAAGAACGCATTGTAGAACATGCCGAAAGATTAAACCGATACTTGCCACAGGATTATTATGAATTATTGAACTGGATCCCAAATTATGATTTGTCGTTACACCCAGAAACTTTAAAAGGCCGACCATTATTTATCTGGCATGGGAAACAAGATCAAATTGTGCCGTATCAACACGCTGCTGATTTTGCAGAAGAACAAAAGGATTTGTCCAATATTCACTTTACGGACGAAGACGAAGTGCATTTGGTAAAAACAAACACGATGCGAGAAGTAACGTCATTTTTTGTTCATGAGTTAATGTAAAAGAATGTGGCTAGGAAATATTGTCCTAGCCACATTCTTATTTTATTGTATTAATTTATTAACCACACATGTAGTTTTTAATGGGTCAACCAAAGCTGTACTATTAGGCGTTAATAACGAACGAACTTCTATCCCTCCACAAAATTCACCATTTTGCGTAAGCGCTTATATAAACTTGTCATGACAGGTCTTTTTTTATTTTTCTAATAGTATTTTGTTTTTATACTGTTAATTTATAAGATATTCACACTAATAAAATTTTTGATTAATAATCAATACAAAAATGATTGAGGTAAATCTCTCCAAGAAAAATAAAAGCCTCCCAAAAAAATGGAAGACTTCGACTTTTATTTTCTTAATAACGATCAACGAGTCACTTTACGTCCTGTTTTTTTTAGTTGAGCTGCGCACACCAGACTTTCGGAAAAAACAAAGATTTCTGTCAATTCTAAACGGCGTGCTCCGCATCCTAATCAAATACATGGGTGTAGAATTGGGTTTCTCCTGCTTCTCGAGCTAAGAAAGCTTCGGTTCCGTTAATCGATTTTATCGTGATCTCAATTGGAATATTTGGCATTAGATAAGAAGATGCTTTTTCAGAAACGTGCTGAGTAAAAGCAATAATTTCACTTTCTCCATAAAATTGTGTATTGATGGATACTTTCATATTCATAATTTGATCGTCTGTGTAAAGTGCTTCTGCCGTTACTCCGCTTAAATTAGGGAAGAAACTTTCAATCTCAGCTTTAAAGTTTTCAAAACTGGATAATTCGTTGCTTTCTCCGCTGGTTGGAAAAATAACTTTCTTTTGATTGATGGTTTCCCAATCTGTTAAACTCGTCGATCCGTCATCACTTTGAGCTTGAGTAATGTAAACACCACCAGCTAAATTATCTTTTGTAGACTGTTCAAAGATTCCTACAACGATTGGAATATCGCCAACACCTTCTGTTTCGCGCAAATGTTGAACGATCTTATCAGCCATTTTTTTGCCTTCTTCTACTAACTTATCTTGAGAGATTTTTGTTTCAGATTCGGCACCAAATTGTACTTTTTTATAATAATCGACACTATTCATTGCTAGACCGATAGAGATACCGCCTAGTTTAAAACCATCATCTGTTTGAACCATGTAATCCTGCTCTAACAATGAGTTTAAATAAATGGGGTTTCGTTCATCGGGTTCTACTTTTCCATTATCTTCAGGATTCAACCCATCTGGATTATCTTCGCTTACACGATTCAACCAATTATTAGTTGTTTCAGTAGTAATATACTGTCCCTCTTGAAAGTAATAAGAATCTGGTGAAAAATGCTCTTGCGACAATTCCATCAAGCCTGTTTCAAATGCTTTCAAGTTTACTGTTGAATTTAACCCTAATGTGACCCCTCTATTTAAACTAGTTTTATACGTTCCATCCGTAATAATCGCACTATAATAGTCACCTGATAATTGGCTTGTTGTTTCTGTTTCCTCACCAACTGATTCTGTTTCTTTTGTTTCAGGCTCATCTGATTGACAAGCACTCAACAAAAATGCACAAGCAGCCATTAAAGCAATTGCTTTTTTGTTCATTTAGTTATTCCTCTCCTTCTAATGTTTCCAATAACTGATCTTCATCCCAAATTGGGATATTCAATGATTCTGCTTTTGTTAATTTACTACCCGCTTCTTCTCCAGCAACGATAAAATCTGTTTTCTTAGAAACGCTTCCTGTAACATTTCCCCCAAGATTTGCAATGCGTTCTTTAGCTTCTTCTCGCGTAAAATGAGTCAATTTACCTGTTAACACGACTGTTTTTCCATTGAAGTAAGAATCGACTGTCGCTACTTCTTCTTTTTTCTTTCCTAAATACGTCATATTGACTTGACTGCTTTTCAATTCTTGGATCAATTCTGTTACTTCCGGCAAGCTAAAGTAGGCTACCACACTTTCGGCAATAATTTCTCCGATACCTTCTATAGAAATGATGGCTTCTTTTTCTGCTTGTTGTACAGCTTCAATCGTCTCAAAACGTTCGGCAATTAATTTAGCCGCTTTTGCTCCTACATGTCGGATGCCTAGGCCAAACAATAATCTTTCTAATGAATTGCTACGGCTAGCATCAATGGCTGTTAGTAAATTGTTAGCTGACTTTTCTTTAATTTTATCTAATGTAACGAGTTGATCGAACGTTAATGTGTAAAGATCAGCTACATCATGCACCATTTCTTTTTCAAACATTTGCAATAAAACCTTGATGCCTAATCCATCAATATTCATAGCGTTTCGAGAAACAAAATGAGAAAGTCCTTCTGTAATTTGAGCCGGGCATTTAGGGTTCATGCAACGCAAAGCTACTTCTTCTTCTAAATGGATCAGTTCACTGTCACAAGCTGGGCAATGAGTAGGAATTTCGTAGGGTTGGCTGTCTGAAGGACGTTCATCCAACACGACACGAGTCACTTCTGGAATAATGTCTCCAGCTTTATGAACGACAACAGTATCTAGCAATCGAATGTCTCGTTCATGTATCAAATCTTCGTTATGCAAACTTGCGCGTTGAACGGTTGTCCCAGCTAACTGAACTGGGTCCATGATAGCGGTTGGTGTAACGACACCTGTTCGTCCAACTGACCATTCAATATCGCGTATGATAGTATGAGCTTCTTCAGCAGGAAATTTATAGGCAATCGCCCATCGTGGAGCTTTTACTGTAAACCCAACTTTTTCTTGAACTTCAAACTCATTTACTTTAATCACAATTCCATCGATCTCATAAGGCAAATCAGATCTTTTTTCTTGAAATTCCTGCGTGTACTGCCATACTTCTTCAATCGTTTGAAATACTCTACGGTCGTGATTGGTGCGAAGCCCTAAGCCATCTAATTGATTGAGTGCATCTTCTTGACTGGCAGCAGTTAGTTCACCAAAATCGCCTACCGTATATAAAAAGGTATTTAAATTCCGTTTGGCTGTTTGTTTTGGATCAAGATTACGCAACCCGCCTGCTGCGGCATTACGTGGATTTGCAAAAATAGCTTCTCCGTTTTCTTCTCGTTCTTGATTCAATTTGATAAAGGAATCTTTAGGCATATAACATTCGCCTCGAACTTCAATAGAATAAGGTTGTTTCAAACGTAAGGGAACAGATTTGATCGTACGTACATTTTGGGTCACATTTTCTCCAACAGATCCGTCTCCACGTGTTGCTGCACGTACAAGTTTCCCATTTTCGTACTTTAACGACACTGCTAATCCATCAATTTTCAATTCACAAATATAGGTGAAGGGTTGATCCGTTAGTTTTTTGATGCGTCGATCAAAATCAAGTAGGTCTCCTTCGTTAAAGGCATTTCCTAAGCTTAACATAGGTGCTTCATGAACAACTTTTTCAAATCCAGGTAAAATCGTTCCTCCAACACGCTGAGTGGGAGAGTCATTACTGACTAAGTCTGGAAATTCTTCTTCCAAAGCTACGAGTTCATGATACAGCTTGTCATAGTCTGAGTCTGGAATAGATGGATTATCCTTTACATAATATTCATAACTGTATTTATCTAATAACGTTCGCAAATCAAATACTCTTTGTTTCGCAGATTCAAAATCTTGTGTAGGCATACCCCTAATTCCTTTCCTCTGATCATTTTATATTTTCTTATTAGTAGATTAACGGGAAGTTACGCATTTTTTAGTTGAGCTGCAAGACCCAGACACTTTGTAAAAAAGATAAATCCCGCCGAAGATGAAACATCTTCTCTGTGATTTTCTGTTTTTACTGTGTGTCTTTCAGAGTCTCTACGCATCCTGTAAGTTGAGCTGCAAACGACAGTCTCTCGGAAAAAACGTAATTCTTGCAGGGATGAAACATCCCTTACAGAATTTCTAGAACGTCGCTACGCTTCTCTCTTGAAGTCGCTGTAAAGATGAAACATCCAACAGCGTCTAAATGTTTTTCTGTCGAGCCTAAGCGTCGTTTTCCGCACCTTGTTTTTCTATTGGTGCAAATGCTGCTAGGAGGCGTTTTATGCCTTGTTCTTTAAATGCTATATCAAGTTGGAGGTCATTTGCTGTACCGGTAACTTTGACGACTGTACCAACACCCCATTTTTTATGAACGGCTTTATCTCCGACATTCCATCCTAATTTGTCAGCGCCGCTTGACGTTTTACTTGTCACTGGAGCTTTGTACACTTGGCTAGTAGCTCTAGTTGCTTGATTGCGTTGCATAGAACTGGTTGTTGAACGGCTAAATGGCGTATTAATATTTTGTTGATTGCCTAGTTCTAAAACTTCATCCGTGATTTCATTGATAAATCGAGAGGCAGAGTTGCTTTGAGTACGGCCATATAAAACCCGTGAATAAGCATTTGTAATATACAATTTTTTCTCTGCACGTGTGATCCCGACATAGGCTAAACGGCGTTCTTCTTCTAATTGATCTTCTTCCATCATCGAACGAGACAATGGGAAAATACCTTCTTCCAGACCAATCAAGAAAACAATTGGAAATTCTAGTCCTTTTGCTGCGTGAAGAGTCATCAAGGTCACTTCACTTTGAGGTTCTTCTTCTAAATTATCCAAATCAGAAACCAATGCCAAGTCCGTTAAGAATGTCAATAAGGTTTTGTCTTCTGTATTTTCTTTTTCAAATTGTTGCGTTACGGTCAAGAATTCTTGAATGTTTTCTAGACGTGTTTCAGATTCGATTGTGCGTTCTAATTCTAATGCTTTTTGATATCCGCTGCGTTTTAATACTTCTTGAACTAGTTCGGTAACTGGCACAAATTCCTGCATTTGACGCAGATCTTTCATCATGAAAGCAAATCCTTCAAGTTCATTAGCTGCTTTACCAGAAATTGGTGTGATTGAAACGTTCAAAGCTGTTTCTAAAAGAGACCATTCGTATTGATTAGAAGAAGCTCTTAGTTTTTCAATTGTTCCTGGACCAATGCCTCGTTTGGGCACATTGACGATTCGTTCAAAACTCATATTGTCTTCAGGATTGGCAATTAAGCGAAGATACGCCAGTACATCTCTAATTTCTTTACGATCATAGAACTTGTGTCCGCCAACCATTTTATAGGGAATGTTTGATTTTAGTAAACTATCTTCAATCACACGGGATTGAGCGTTAGTGCGGTAAAGAACTGCAAAATCACCATAATTGTAGTTACTTTCTTTCATTTCTTCTTGTATCTTAGAAATAACGTAACGTGATTCATCGCCTTCAGATTGCCCACGATAATAAGTGATTTTTTCACCGTCATGGTTATCTGTCCAAAGTTTTTTCACTTTACGGTTGGAGTTATTCCCAATCACATCATTAGCGGCTTGTAAAATCAGCTTAGTCGAACGATAATTTTGTTCCAATAAGACTGTATTCGCATCTGGGTAATCTTTTTCGAAGTTCAAGATATTCTCCATGTTTGCCCCACGCCATCCGTAAATACTTTGGTCAGCATCTCCGACAACGCATAGATTTTTAAAGCGTTCAGCTAATAGATTTACTAAAGTGTATTGCGCTTCATTTGTATCTTGGTATTCATCGACATGGATATAGTGGAATTTATTTTGGTAGTACTCTAATGTTTCAGGACTTTCTTTGAATAAGCGAATCGTCAACATGATCAAGTCATCAAAATCGACTGATTGGTTTCTTCGCAACTCTTTTTGGTAATCGTCGTAACAATCTGCCACGATTTTTTCAAAAAAGCTTGCAGCTTCTTTACGGTAATCTTCTGGAGTCTGCAATTCATTTTTTGCATTGCTGATTTCTCCTAAGATAGCTCTTGGATTATATTTTTTAGGATCGATATTTCGTTCTTTTAAGATGCGTTTCATCAATGTTTGCTGTTCACTTGGATCACTGATCGTAAATGCTCGCGTATAACCGATGCGATCGATGTCACGACGTAAAATACGCACACACATTGAGTGAAAAGTTGAGACCCAAACATCGCTTCCGCCTTCTTTCATAAGACGGGTTACCCGTTCTTTCATTTCTTTAGCGGCTTTATTTGTAAATGTAATGGCTAAAATATTCCAAGGATTCACATTTTTTTCTTCAATCAAATAGGCAATACGGTGTGTTAAGACACGAGTTTTTCCACTACCTGCTCCAGCCATGATCAAAAGAGGGCCTTGTGTGCATACAACTGCATCTTTTTGTCTTGGATTCATTCCATTTAATAAGTCATCTCGTAATACCAATTTTTTTACATCCTCTCTTCTTGTAACATCCCATTTCATACGAAAAAAATAGGATTTGGACTCCACTAGTCTATCAAAACTTTTTAAAGTTTTGCATAATTTCTCAAGAATAATTCTACCATAAAAAGTGGCTCCTCGAGTACTAAATGAACAGTTTCAAATGAAGAATCATAAAAACAAAAAAAGACTCTTAAAAAGGAATCTTTTTTGTCTGGTTAATTCACTTAAATCCCTTGGATAGCAATCAAACTAAGTTGATTGATCAGAATCCGTACTTCTTTTCTGGCTAGGGCATAATTATTACTTTTTAATAAACTTAGGATGTTGTTAAAATGTTTTACTTTTGTTGCTTGACTAATTTGTAAAAAGCCTTTTATTTCTTCATTGGTCTGACCGTTTATACTGCGTATCATTTCCATAAATAAGGAAGTTGTGTAAGTGTTTTTGGCATACCGATAAAGACTTTTCCAATACTCAAATTCGATCGATGAAAATACTTCAAACTCTCTTACATAAGCTTGCTTTTTTAATCGATCTACTATCTCTTCTAAGGTAGTTGCATCAAATTGAATTTCTTTTATTTGTAAAAAATGTAGATAATCAATAAGTACTAACTCCATAAACTCTAATCTTTCTTGAAATCCTTGCAAAGAAATTTGATTTTCACAAATTCTGATTCCTTTATTGGGCTCAATTGCTATGTATCCTTCTTCTTCTAACCTTAAAAAAGCTTGTCGAATCGGCGTTCGACTAATCCCTAATTTTTTAGACAGTCCAATTTCTGTAATATGTGTTTGAGGTAGCCATTGTTTGGTTAGTATCTGATCTTTACTGTACTGATAAACTGTCTCTACTAGCTTTTTAGGTTTAGACAATTTTTTCCACCTACCTGTTTTAAATTTTCCCTATACCAACGTAATACATATACCAATTATAGAATGGATCTTGTTTAACTTCAAGTTTGTTTCTCTTTCTATTCTACAACAAAGTTTTTATGAGTTCCTATCTATTAGAAAAATTTACTCAACTTATATTAAACATTTACATAGAATTCATATAGGGTTGGTATACTAACGGTGTACCAAACAGAAACTATTTTCTTTACGTTTTATACTGTAAAGATCCCCCATCCTAAGGTCCGCTTTATTTTAAGCGGACCTTAAATAATTGAATAGATAAAAAAACACTGTCATTCTATTTTTCTTTTGTCACAGCTGTTTCTTTTTTAGGCCATTTTAGCCCACCAATAACAGTTGAGCCTAATATTAATACTCCTCCAATGATTTGTACTCCGTTCATTGCTTCTCCTAAGAAAAGCGCAGACAATATTACCGCTGAAACAGGATCAATATAGCTTAAAAGAGCAACTGTTTGACTCTTCAAAGTTTGCATTGCTGAAAAATACAACACATAAGCTAATCCAGTATGAACGATTCCTAAAATGATGAGATAAGGGATAGTTTGAATCGCGATTGCTCCTAAGTTAAATCCTCTTGTAAAAAGGACATAAGGCGCTAACGTGATAGATGCTACCATCAGTTGAATCATGGTACTTTCTAAACTACTTAAATTTTTCAAAAATTTGTTTATCAAGATCACGCTCGCATATAAGATAGCTGCTCCTAAGCCATATACGATTCCTACTGTGTGATTGTAAGTTTCAGTTGTTTGTGCACCAGTTCCTACGATCAAAAACATCCCAGACATAGCCACCAAAATACTAACAACTTTGCTTGGAAGTAACTTTTCCTTCAATAAAAACGGCGAAACGATCATTACGATAACTAGTGCAAAATAATAACTTAATGTAGCATTAGCAATCGTCGTATAGTTATACGCTTCAAATAATAAAATCCAATTTAGTCCAATAGCAGCCCCCGAAACGAGCAGTGGTACCGCATTACTTTTTAATACTGCAATTGAAATCTTTTTTTTCTTGAAGAGAGAGAATATCAACAGAAATAAACTCCCAAGAACTCCCCGATAAAGTGCAATTTCGCTTGAAGTCAACTCAATATTTTTTACCATCAATCCAATCGATCCAAATAACAACATGGCAATCACAACTTTCAATTTTCCAATTCCCATTTTCTCCCTCCTGTTCATTTTTTAGAGTATAAAAATAGCATAGGATTCAAACAAAGCCTCCTATGCTGTTTCTACTTATTTATTTTATTTTCCAAAGTTATAAAAAGTCTAGTCTAATCCAACTCTTTGGAAAATTTCGTCTACGTTTTTCAAATGATAATGATAATCAAAAGCATCATCTAGGTCTTCTGTAGTTAATACAGACATGATTTCCGCATCTTCTTCAAGCAACGGACGGAATAATACTTGTTCATCCCATGAAATAGCTGTTTTCGGTTGAATAAGATCATAAGCGGCTTCACGGCTCAGTCCTTTATCAATCAGTTTAAGCAATACACGTTGGCTGTAAATCAGACCAAAAGTAGCATCCATATTGCGTTTCATATTCTCTGGAAAAACGGTTAGATTTTTAACGATTGTTCCAAAACGGTTTAACATATAATTCAACAAAATAGTTGAATCAGGTAAAATAATGCGTTCTGCTGATGAATGAGAAATATCTCGTTCATGCCATAATGTAACGTTTTCGTATGCTGTCATCATATGACCTCTAATCACACGAGCCAATCCTGTTACATTTTCAGACCCAATGGGATTGCGCTTATGCGGCATAGCAGAAGATCCTTTTTGACCTTTTGCAAAGAATTCTTCAACTTCGCGTGTTTCAGATTTTTGCAGTCCACGAATTTCAGTAGCAAATTTTTCGATACTAGTTGCTATCAATGACATTGCAGCGACATATTCAGCATGCAAGTCCCGAGGAAGAACTTGAGTCGATATTTCTTGAGCTCTCGTTCCTAATTGTTCACAGACATACTTTTCAACAAAAGTTGGGACATTAGCGAATGTTCCTACTGCTCCGCTGATTTTTCCTGCTTCCACGCCTTTTGCTGCATGTTCAAAACGTTCAATATTGCGTTTCATTTCTGAATACCAAAGAGCTAGCTTCAAACCAAATGTTGTTGGTTCAGCATGTACCCCATGTGTTCTACCCATCATGACAGTATTTTTATGTTCTTTAGCTTTTTCACCAATGATTTCTAAAAAGTTTTGAAGATCTTGACGCAATACGTCATTAACCTGTTTCAATTGGTATCCATAAGCTGTATCTACAACATCTGTACTAGTCAATCCATAATGAACCCACTTGCGTTCTTCTCCTAAAGATTCAGAAACAGCACGCGTAAAGGCTACGACGTCGTGGCGTGTTTCTTTTTCTATCTCTAAAATACGATCTACTTCAAATGAAGCATGCTCACGAATTTTTTCAACATCTTTTTTAGGAATATCTCCTAGTTCAGCCCAAGCTTCAACTGCTAAGATTTCAACTTCCAACCATGTATTGTAGCGATTCTCATCTGACCAGATGGCCGCCATTTCGGGTCTTGTGTAACGTTCTATCATAATTTTATAAACTCCTTATTTCCAAATTCCTGTATCTGCTATAATGGCTAATGTTTTTTCAATATCTTTTGTTAATACTGTAAAATGGCCTATCTTTTGGCTTTCGCCCGGATTTTCTTTACCATAATAATAAAAGTTCCAATTCGGTTTCAATTGGATTTGAACATTGGCTGCCTCCTGATGTTCCGTTAATACTGTTACCATAACTGCAGGAGAAATCAGTTCGGTTTTAGGCAAAGGCAAACCACAAATAGCACGGATATGAGCGTCATATTGTGACAATGTACAAGCTTCATTGCTGTAATTTCCTGAATGATTGGGTCTTGGGATCAATTCATTCACATAAAGTGTCCCACTTGAAGTGATGAACATCTCAATTCCTAAAGTCCCTACTAGTTCAAGTTTCTCAGCAACTGCACGAGCGATCCGTTCTACTTCTTCTTCTACATACTGATTGATGCGAGCTGGAACGATGCTTTCATGTAAAATAGTATTGCGATGGATATTTTCAGATATTGGAAAAACCACGATATCATTCGCTTGGTTTCTAGCTACCATAACAGAAAGTTCACGTTCAAATGGTATCCATGCTTCCAATACGCAAGTACCCATTTTCAATAAGTAAGCAGCCTTTGGAATGTCTTCTTCACTTTGAAGAATATAGCGATCTTTACCATTGTGGCGTTCACTGATCGTCTTCAACACACAAGGAAACCCAATACCATCTAGCGCTCCTTTAATGTCCTCAATTGTAACGATCGTGGCATAAGGAGCCAAGTTAATATTGCTGGCTTCTAAGTAAGCTTTCTCTAACAATCGATCTTGTGTAATGGATAACAAATCAGCACCTTGTGGAACAGAAACTGTCTTTTTCATTTTTACTATTAAATCTGAATCAATATTGTCGTATTCATACGTTACTACATCACATTTCATAGCAAAATCCATTAAAGCTTCTTGATTATTATATTGAGCAATTATTTGCCAATCTGAAACTTGAGCTGCTGGACAATCTTTTTCGGGATCCAGTATACCAATACGATAGCCCATTTTTTTAGCAGATAAAGCCATCATTCGAGCTATTTCTCCGCCACCAATGATTCCAATCATTTTTCCTGGACTAATTAGATCAGACAAAATTATCACTACCTTCTAAAACAATTTGTATTCTTTTTTATTCATTCATTCTTAGTTTAGCAGTTATCTTGTCATCTGTCATTGAGAACATCCTAAAATTCCTGCCTATTCTGATATTCAAAAATTCCTCTCAAACAACTCTGTTTCCATTTAATTCATTTGTTCCTCGTCTCTAATTTCTTTGCGACGTTTTTTTACTTTTCTTGTCCAAAACCCACCATTGATGTACTTGGGTTCATAAGAAATAATAAATGTTTTAGGTTCAATTTCACTAATTTGTTTGTATAATTTGCGTTCTGTTTTTCTAGGTGTCAAAATTTCTAAGACCATACGATCTCCTTCTCGACCAAATGCTAGACTGGTTGTCACTCCATACCCCAAATCACGCAATTCTTCAGGCATTTTAGTTTCTACATTTGGAACAATGGCCGTGACCATAATGTATCCAAGAGCTAAAAACTCTTCAATTTTTATCCCAAGAGCAATTCCGACTCCA from the Carnobacterium inhibens subsp. inhibens DSM 13024 genome contains:
- the purB gene encoding adenylosuccinate lyase, with amino-acid sequence MIERYTRPEMAAIWSDENRYNTWLEVEILAVEAWAELGDIPKKDVEKIREHASFEVDRILEIEKETRHDVVAFTRAVSESLGEERKWVHYGLTSTDVVDTAYGYQLKQVNDVLRQDLQNFLEIIGEKAKEHKNTVMMGRTHGVHAEPTTFGLKLALWYSEMKRNIERFEHAAKGVEAGKISGAVGTFANVPTFVEKYVCEQLGTRAQEISTQVLPRDLHAEYVAAMSLIATSIEKFATEIRGLQKSETREVEEFFAKGQKGSSAMPHKRNPIGSENVTGLARVIRGHMMTAYENVTLWHERDISHSSAERIILPDSTILLNYMLNRFGTIVKNLTVFPENMKRNMDATFGLIYSQRVLLKLIDKGLSREAAYDLIQPKTAISWDEQVLFRPLLEEDAEIMSVLTTEDLDDAFDYHYHLKNVDEIFQRVGLD
- the purK gene encoding 5-(carboxyamino)imidazole ribonucleotide synthase, which gives rise to MSDLISPGKMIGIIGGGEIARMMALSAKKMGYRIGILDPEKDCPAAQVSDWQIIAQYNNQEALMDFAMKCDVVTYEYDNIDSDLIVKMKKTVSVPQGADLLSITQDRLLEKAYLEASNINLAPYATIVTIEDIKGALDGIGFPCVLKTISERHNGKDRYILQSEEDIPKAAYLLKMGTCVLEAWIPFERELSVMVARNQANDIVVFPISENIHRNTILHESIVPARINQYVEEEVERIARAVAEKLELVGTLGIEMFITSSGTLYVNELIPRPNHSGNYSNEACTLSQYDAHIRAICGLPLPKTELISPAVMVTVLTEHQEAANVQIQLKPNWNFYYYGKENPGESQKIGHFTVLTKDIEKTLAIIADTGIWK
- a CDS encoding DUF2179 domain-containing protein codes for the protein MEVDLPFLLLIFIINVVYISLNTIRFMLTMKSYRLAASLVSMVEVTIYVVGLGLVLDSLDNYINLAVYALGYGVGIALGIKIEEFLALGYIMVTAIVPNVETKMPEELRDLGYGVTTSLAFGREGDRMVLEILTPRKTERKLYKQISEIEPKTFIISYEPKYINGGFWTRKVKKRRKEIRDEEQMN